GGATAAAATACAGTTTATCCGCAGGCGTGAAATTGAATATCATCCGTAAAACCATGCAGCATGTTATCTAACCGACACCTGATTTTTATGGAAGTAGCCCACCAGAAAAGCTTTTCCAAAGCCAGCCAGGCACTGTTCATTTCCCAACCAGCGGTAAGCATGCACATCAAAGAACTGGAAGAACAATATAAAACCAAACTTTTCGAGCGTAAAGGGTTGCAGATCGAGCTGACCGAGGCCGGCCAGCTGCTTTATAACCGCCTGCTCACGGTCAGGCATATACAACAGGAAACTGAATTCGATATTTCCGTCATACACGACCAGCAACAGGCTACCGGTGTGCTGAACCTCGGCGCCAGCACCACCGCAGCACTGTACATCCTGCCCAAAGTAATGTCGGCATTCCACCGGGAATACCCGCTGGTAGATATCACACTGCTGAACCGGAACAGCGAAATCGTGCTACAGGCCCTGCTCGACAAGGAAATAAATATCGGTGTCACGGAAGAAAAAGGGCAACTCAGCAATATCACCTACCAACCATTCCTGAAAGATCATATAGTGGCCGTTTGCAGTAAGGATAACCCGCTGGCGCGCAAAAAAAACTATTCAGTAAAAGATATCCTGCAGATGCCGGTAGCCATCCGCGAGCGGGGCAGCGGTACCCTGGAAGCATTAAAAAAAGGGTTGCTGAAAAGCAGGATACGCCTGAACGATCTGAATATCAAAGTACGCCTGGGTGGTACAGAAGCGCTCAAGAACTTCCTGCTGGAATCTGCATGTGTAGGCTTTCTTTCCACACGCTCCATTGCAAAAGAGCTGCAACATGGAGAGCTTACGATCCTGCATTTCGACGGGCTGAAGATAGATCGCAGTTTCTATTTCATTCAGCGCAAAGGCGAAACCAGCGATCTGAACAAACGGTTTATCAAAATGGCCAGGGCTATTTATGAAACCTGATCTTTTATATTTTCAACCGGAAGCGTTTTTTCTGCTTCAGGAAGCACCAACACAACGCTCCACTCATGAATCCGCCAGCACGGCGGATTGTCTTCCTACCTCATAAGTATAACTTATGGGTTATAAGATTTTCATATAACGAGGATTATAAGGTAAAACATACTTTTGAGTCGTACTAAAACGCCGGTTTCATTATGAACATGCTTTTTTATTATGACGAATTATACAAGGCAGCTGTAGAACGTATCAACAAGCTGGTAGATGTTTCTGTGAATCAGAAAAACATGTTGATAGAGCGGCTAAAGAATCAGGCCCCATTTTTAAGCACTACTACAGAAGACATTGACCGGGTTGCCCAAAAGATGATGAATTCACTGGGTATGATACTCTGCCCTGATGCTGCTGCCGACCTGGCAGGCGGAAGCAAACTCCTGGAAATGGAGATGCAGCTGAATGGAGAGTAGCGTTGTTATATCTTCTTCCGGTAAATAATGGTAGCTGTAAAACCGCCGTGAGCTGCAATTTCTGTCATCAGCTCGCTCAATACTGCAATGGTGACAGGTTGACGGTTAAGTACGGAAATGTGCCTATGGCTATGTTGTAGATGCCGGCAAAGGTAAGGGTTGCTACCTGCATATCTCCTTCCTTAACACCTCTCCTTCTTTCATACCCCGGGTATTAAACTCAATAGTATTCATTCTCCGATCCCCGGAATAAATGCGGATCTCATAATCAGTATCCTTTTCAAGCGTAAGATTAATCTCTCTTCCCGGTTCCCCAACGAAACACCAGCCAATACCACGTTGCTTGTTATAAATATAAATACAGGCCCCGTTGAGAGATGGGCAAACCGTACCCGTGAACGGGATTACCAGTGCAGGAGTCATCTTCTGCAGCGTGTATGCTTCAGGTGTAGTAATACTGTAAATGTCATCGCTGCCCTTACCACCGGGGCGATTGGAAGCAAAATAGGTTCCACCGGGTGTTGTTACGAAATAGAAGTCATCGCCC
The genomic region above belongs to Chitinophaga sp. 180180018-3 and contains:
- a CDS encoding LysR substrate-binding domain-containing protein gives rise to the protein MLSNRHLIFMEVAHQKSFSKASQALFISQPAVSMHIKELEEQYKTKLFERKGLQIELTEAGQLLYNRLLTVRHIQQETEFDISVIHDQQQATGVLNLGASTTAALYILPKVMSAFHREYPLVDITLLNRNSEIVLQALLDKEINIGVTEEKGQLSNITYQPFLKDHIVAVCSKDNPLARKKNYSVKDILQMPVAIRERGSGTLEALKKGLLKSRIRLNDLNIKVRLGGTEALKNFLLESACVGFLSTRSIAKELQHGELTILHFDGLKIDRSFYFIQRKGETSDLNKRFIKMARAIYET